One genomic segment of Linepithema humile isolate Giens D197 chromosome 5, Lhum_UNIL_v1.0, whole genome shotgun sequence includes these proteins:
- the LOC136999857 gene encoding histone H1-like protein HC2 isoform X1 — protein sequence MISALWGPMADRFDICERMRMEDDVSNSFNIVNILLTNKINTIKLQILMMNEESLLNGDVDVDVDLITAHSVAARSVAARSVAVRDVAAGSVAAGPVAAGPVAAGPVAAGSVAARSVAARSVAVRDVAAGLVAAGPVAADSVAAGSVAAGSVAAGSVAAGPVAAGSMSKQNRQDYRPRGRAAGARRQQERFMKFLYQLSMAPHHWGRHRGRGRGRRNN from the exons ATGATCTCTGCCCTGTGGGGACCTATGGCGGACCGCTTCGACATTTGTGAACGCATGAGGATGGAGGACGATGTAAGTAACtcctttaatattgttaatattttattaacaaataaaattaatacaataaaattgcagatacTAATGATGAACGAAGAATCGCTCCTCAACGGCgatgtcgacgtcgacgtcgatttAATCACCGCCCATTCCGTCGCCGCCCGTTCCGTTGCCGCCCGTTCCGTTGCCGTCCGGGACGTGGCTGctggttccgtcgccgccggtcccgtcgccgccggtcccgtcgccgccggtcccgtcgccgccggttccgtcgccgcccgttccgtcgccgcccgtTCCGTTGCCGTCCGGGACGTGGCCGCCGGTctcgtcgccgccggtcccgttGCCGCTGATTCCGTCGCCGctggttccgtcgccgccggttccgtcgccgccggttccgtcgccgccggtcccgtcgccgcTGGTTCAATGTCGAAACAAAACAgacaag attatAGACCGAGAGGTAGAGCCGCAGGAGCTCGCCGACAGCAGGAacgatttatgaaatttttatatcagctatccatggCACCACATCACTGGGGCAGACACAGGGGAAGAGGCAGAGGAAGAAG aaacaaTTAA
- the LOC136999857 gene encoding proline-rich protein 27-like isoform X2 — MISALWGPMADRFDICERMRMEDDILMMNEESLLNGDVDVDVDLITAHSVAARSVAARSVAVRDVAAGSVAAGPVAAGPVAAGPVAAGSVAARSVAARSVAVRDVAAGLVAAGPVAADSVAAGSVAAGSVAAGSVAAGPVAAGSMSKQNRQDYRPRGRAAGARRQQERFMKFLYQLSMAPHHWGRHRGRGRGRRNN; from the exons ATGATCTCTGCCCTGTGGGGACCTATGGCGGACCGCTTCGACATTTGTGAACGCATGAGGATGGAGGACGAT atacTAATGATGAACGAAGAATCGCTCCTCAACGGCgatgtcgacgtcgacgtcgatttAATCACCGCCCATTCCGTCGCCGCCCGTTCCGTTGCCGCCCGTTCCGTTGCCGTCCGGGACGTGGCTGctggttccgtcgccgccggtcccgtcgccgccggtcccgtcgccgccggtcccgtcgccgccggttccgtcgccgcccgttccgtcgccgcccgtTCCGTTGCCGTCCGGGACGTGGCCGCCGGTctcgtcgccgccggtcccgttGCCGCTGATTCCGTCGCCGctggttccgtcgccgccggttccgtcgccgccggttccgtcgccgccggtcccgtcgccgcTGGTTCAATGTCGAAACAAAACAgacaag attatAGACCGAGAGGTAGAGCCGCAGGAGCTCGCCGACAGCAGGAacgatttatgaaatttttatatcagctatccatggCACCACATCACTGGGGCAGACACAGGGGAAGAGGCAGAGGAAGAAG aaacaaTTAA
- the LOC137000072 gene encoding uncharacterized protein: MDKLLEISNDAKVKARFYKNNLTVSLDEEKILSQNYEAFTVMKKRLLDTPRFPCVSCEKLCVNSDVSELKKLKKPVEGPFWKNLMTYVTEHNSDTGLICKFCLGKFRKGMLPSTCVLNNLAVKPLPDVLSDFNDYEKMLIKRMSSFQVVQTMGAVSNKHLPHRQMIRKVKGRTFHLPLPLQETLDKICPPENPINLKHELHILVRGMPKKSKVVWENLVDINKVFKALQWLKENNPHYSEIRLPASSDDLLNEKLQETEYQIVDDGGEESNNDEIDEVVEDTVQQIKDNDQIVLKRKAFLTQITKDSGINDQYTIYPMRVKRIDNESALKLYQMLKIEDVPMDNRYKYLDVMCFPDLYPEGINGQREDRNFALPEYLFIRTRLMSKHNRFRLNPQYLFFLLHDTNNRQLKNGIYYTMMVANARERYTADRYLNELKDEQLESNLMSIFGKLRNTDQFWRQPSNNVKCMTLHYGPATWFLTLSPSEWKWSDLGEYLRDMNPDKEKLSINELIAYDPVSTSRFMCIKFKAMIDFIRSVDNPIGEVIHYFWRLEYQTRGIQHMHCLIWIRDAPVLGKSPDEEVVSFIQKYVTCEIPDKNVSPTLYETVTSDQNHKHNSYCMRTKKTETNIYRKCRFDFPRSVTTNFVLRDVVTSIVGRKNLRSRSRLYDLPRKKSERFINDYNPAIKLAWEGNMDIQFVGEKSEFLNSYLTKYTTKSEKCNIDFEMIDSNKPLASKLWNFAMRRLNNRECGALEAADTLLGHPLYGTDCDTIIKWIDVNEVRNRKVKTFNEITALDKNSTNIYCPSLIDDHYPNRPKELESLNLYDFTRFWDIVKQMPKSDEVEYYELVSRLFVKKRKKGSLINHYRFNVKTEPEKYFYSLLLLFKPWRDSSELKGAYETYTDAFKNSETGLTKAMKYHERLEEIQKAFEDVTELIEKRENDLKIADGDKSDDDELDCNPVQADDAMKNLEDFGKIDAPINLSQMMSQLNKDQKRVFDRVCQVLQNKNHILRLYVSGEGGTGKSFLIETIKYWIKINLKKTTAISAPTGIAAFNIDGLTIHRMFQLPVTHESTPKYVQLSDVILKILRDKLKNVELFIIDEVSMISNVTLMFINLRLCEIFDTTDTNDGFFGRKHILLFGDLLQLPPVKGHPPFVKMSRSDVQKYLGTMGGFDLWRLFDYDELLINMRQRGDNRYRDILSRIRIGLITDSDINVLESRKIIFKENSCDERLNELYTYMNQLPTDTICLLPTCYLCKVLNTAMLNKIDGEEILLIAEDDVDCAPAMRKKVQKTLEDKDDKVSETAGIERVIMIKIGAKVMIRRNIDVTLGLVNGTIGNVVAVNRAADGNIYSVTLVTSDNKEFAITRVDIKFEIFHKIVVHRKQFPLSLSYGITIHKSQGVTCKNAMMDLGTTVFSDGQAYVGLSRVSTLEGLHLINFNPASVQAHSGAISEYNRLRSLFKSQLPQIDLSKKKAIKVYDRRWTIPSIIDNVQNHGCEESKSVITWKIYGLLNDDNVSCYANVILQCVFHCVRIRQQILKYKASNALTDAICAYTERKYCNVQAVRRSVGECFEERIQQDASQFFMALMSTYSEINDILEHELKHVTCCSNAKCNYTVTTLEKSCLLILPIQSTLKRKRGVTLQTLIDSEFSKWETIDGSCNACKGSVLKKKTVIESTLSILVIQLNLYTFVNGVCKKIINNRINAVPTNNITIDKKKYKVISAIFHEGEEMNRGHYTCMLRAEKKSEWYCSNDMKVIKKNWPKGAQGAYILFLEQIK, from the coding sequence ATGGATAAATTGCTGGAAATTTCCAATGATGCAAAGGTTAAAGcaagattttacaaaaacaatttgacCGTTAGTTTGgacgaggaaaaaattttgtcgcaaAATTACGAAGCGTTTACAGTTATGAAAAAGAGATTGTTGGATACACCACGTTTCCCTTGTGTCTCTTGCGAAAAACTATGTGTGAATAGTGACGTTTCTGAGctaaaaaagctgaaaaaacCAGTAGAGGGACCTTTTTGGAAAAACTTGATGACTTACGTAACAGAACACAATAGCGATACTGGATTAATTTGTAAGTTTTGTTTGGGCAAATTTCGGAAAGGCATGTTGCCTTCTACTTGCGTTTTGAATAATCTTGCCGTAAAACCATTACCGGATGTTTTGTCGGATTTCAatgattacgaaaaaatgttaatcaagAGAATGAGCAGCTTCCAAGTAGTGCAAACAATGGGCGCTGTTTCGAACAAACATTTGCCGCACAGACAAATGATCCGTAAAGTAAAAGGTAGAACATTTCATTTGCCACTTCCTTTACAAGAAACATTGGATAAGATATGTCCTCCGGAAAATCctataaatttgaaacacGAGTTGCACATTCTCGTTCGAGGTATGcctaaaaaatcaaaagttgTTTGGGAAAATTTGGTGGATATTAATAAAGTGTTTAAGGCTTTGCAAtggttaaaagaaaataatccgcACTATTCGGAAATTCGTCTTCCAGCGTCATctgatgatttattaaatgagaagTTGCAAGAAACAGAATATCAGATCGTCGATGATGGGGGCGAGGAGAGCAATAATGACGAAATAGATGAGGTGGTTGAGGACACCGTACAGCAGATTAAAGATAATGACCAAATCGTTTTGAAACGTAAGGCTTTCCTGACGCAAATTACCAAAGACTCGGGTATTAATGATCAGTATACGATATACCCAATGCGCGTGAAAAGGATTGATAACGAATCTGCACTCAAActttatcaaatgttaaaaatcgaAGATGTTCCAATGGATAATCgttataaatatctggatGTCATGTGTTTCCCCGATTTATATCCAGAGGGTATCAATGGACAACGAGAAGatagaaattttgcattaccggaatatttattcatcagAACGCGATTGATGTCGAAACACAATAGATTCAGATTGAATCCGCAGTACTTGTTTTTCCTTCTTCATGATACTAACAACCGACAATTGAAAAAcggtatatattatacgatgATGGTTGCTAACGCACGAGAGAGATATACTGCTGATAGATACTTGAACGAATTGAAAGACGAACAATTGGAATCGAATTTAATGAGTATTTTCGGAAAACTGAGAAATACGGATCAATTTTGGCGACAACCATCCAATAATGTGAAATGCATGACTCTGCATTACGGCCCAGCAACGTGGTTTTTGACTTTGAGTCCTAGTGAATGGAAATGGTCCGATTTGGGTGAATATTTACGAGACATGAATCCCGATAAAGAGAAGTTAAGCATTAACGAACTAATCGCATATGACCCTGTTAGCACGTCTAGATTCatgtgcataaaattcaaagccatgattgattttattcgtTCAGTTGATAACCCAATAGGGGAAGTAATCCACTACTTCTGGCGATTAGAATATCAAACTAGAGGTATCCAGCACATGCATTGCTTGATTTGGATAAGAGATGCTCCTGTGCTAGGAAAATCGCCGGATGAAGAAGTTGTTtcgtttattcaaaaatacgtGACGTGCGAAATTCCAGATAAAAACGTTTCGCCAACATTGTACGAAACGGTTACAAGTGATCAGAATCATAAACATAACTCGTATTGCATGCGTACAAAGAAAaccgaaacaaatatttacagaaagtGTCGGTTTGATTTTCCGCGATCAGTTACGACAAATTTCGTTTTAAGAGACGTTGTCACTTCAATAGTgggtagaaaaaatttacgcaGTAGAAGCAGGTTGTACGATCTTCCTCGCAAGAAGTCGGAGAggtttattaatgattataatccgGCTATCAAATTGGCTTGGGAGGGAAATATGGACATACAATTTGTTGGAGAAAAATCAGAGTTTTTAAACtcgtatttaacaaaatacacgacaaagtcggaaaaatgtaacatagaCTTTGAAATGATAGATTCCAATAAGCCTTTGGCATCAAAATTGTGGAATTTTGCGATGCGTCGTTTGAATAACAGAGAATGCGGTGCTTTAGAAGCTGCGGATACACTATTAGGGCATCCCTTGTATGGTACGGATTGTGATACCATTATCAAATGGATCGACGTCAATGAAGTGAGAAAcagaaaagttaaaacattcaatgaaattacagctctcgataaaaattctacgaaTATCTATTGTCCGTCGCTCATCGATGATCATTATCCAAACAGACCTAAAGAACTAGAATCATTGAATTTGTACGATTTTACTAGATTCTGGGACATTGTAAAACAGATGCCAAAAAGTGACGAGGTCGAATATTACGAACTGgtatcgcgtttatttgtaaagaaacgaaaaaaggGTAGTTTAATAAACCATTACCGATTCAATGTAAAAACTGAACCCGAAAAGTACTTTTACTCGCTGCTTCTTCTGTTCAAACCATGGAGAGATTCGAGTGAACTCAAAGGTGCGTACGAAACTTACACGGATGCCTTTAAGAATTCAGAGACTGGATTGACGAAGGCAATGAAATATCACGAAAGGCTCGAAGAAATACAGAAAGCTTTTGAGGATGTTACTGAATTGATCGAGAAGcgtgaaaatgatttaaaaatagcagACGGAGACAAATCTGATGACGATGAACTGGATTGCAATCCAGTACAAGCTGACGACGCGATGAAAAATCTGGAAGATTTTGGTAAGATTGACGCCCCGattaatttatcgcaaatGATGTCGCAATTGAACAAAGATCAGAAAAGAGTCTTCGACAGGGTATGccaagttttacaaaataaaaatcatattctacGATTGTACGTAAGCGGTGAGGGTGGTAcaggaaaaagttttcttattgaaaCGATCAAATATtggatcaaaataaatttgaaaaaaacgacTGCGATATCTGCTCCCACGGGTATTGCAGCATTCAATATCGATGGCCTGACAATCCATAGAATGTTTCAGCTACCCGTCACTCATGAATCTACGCCTAAGTACGTGCAATTGTCAGAcgtaatcttgaaaattttgagaGACAAATTGAAGAATGTCGAACTATTCATAATCGATGAAGTATCCATGATTTCGAATGTGACACTTATGTTTATCAATCTACgattatgtgaaatttttgatacgaCAGATACAAATGATGGTTTCTTTGGTAGAAAACACATTCTCTTGTTTGGAGACTTGTTGCAGCTTCCTCCTGTAAAAGGACATCCTCCGTTCGTTAAAATGTCTCGATCAGATGTTCAGAAGTATTTAGGTACCATGGGTGGATTTGACTTGTGGAGATTGTTTGATTACGACGAACTCTTGATAAATATGCGACAAAGAGGCGACAACAGATATCGCGATATACTTTCTAGAATACGAATAGGTCTCATAACGGATTCTGACATCAATGTACTTGAAtcaagaaaaatcattttcaaagaaaatagttgCGACGAAAGATTGAATGAACTTTACACTTATATGAATCAATTACCGACCGatacaatatgtttattaccTACGTGTTATTTGTGCAAGGTTTTGAACACGGCAatgcttaataaaatcgaCGGCGAGGAAATTCTACTAATAGCAGAAGATGATGTCGACTGTGCTCCagcaatgagaaaaaaagtgcaaaaaaccTTGGAAGATAAAGATGACAAAGTTTCAGAAACGGCAGGCATTGAAAgagtaataatgattaaaattggtGCTAAAGTGATGATTCGACGAAACATTGACGTAACTCTGGGACTTGTCAACGGAACAATAGGCAATGTAGTTGCGGTTAATCGTGCtgctgatggaaatatttattccgtcACATTAGTTACTTCGGATAACAAAGAATTCGCAATAACGAGAGTAGACATTAAATTCgagatatttcacaaaatagtgGTACATCGCAAACAATTTCCATTGTCCCTCAGTTATGGAATAACTATACACAAAAGTCAAGGCGTTACGTGTAAAAATGCAATGATGGATCTGGGAACGACTGTATTCAGTGATGGTCAAGCCTATGTAGGTTTGTCTCGAGTGAGTACATTGGAAGGCCTACATTTGATAAACTTCAATCCGGCATCAGTTCAAGCACACTCAGGAGCCATTTCGGAATATAATCGACTAAGATCTTTGTTCAAATCTCAGCTGCCACAAATCGATTTATCCAAGAAAAAGGCTATAAAAGTTTACGATCGTCGATGGACCATACCTAGTATCATTGATAATGTACAGAATCATGGTTGCGAGGAATCAAAAAGTGTAATTACGTGGAAAATATACGGCCTTCTTAATGACGATAATGTTTCGTGTTACGCTAATGTAATATTGCAGTGTGTATTTCATTGCGTGCGTATCAGGCaacaaatactaaaatataaagcatCGAACGCATTGACTGATGCTATATGCGCGTATACTGAGCGTAAATATTGCAACGTTCAAGCGGTTAGAAGATCTGTCGGAGAATGCTTCGAAGAACGAATACAACAAGATGCTTCGCAATTTTTCATGGCTCTAATGTCGACGTATTCTGAAATCAATGATATATTGGAACACGAATTGAAGCACGTAACATGTTGCTCAAATGCCAAATGTAATTACACGGTAACTACGTTGgaaaaaagttgtttgctAATATTACCTATACAATCGacattaaaaaggaaaagaggtGTCACGCTACAAACTTTGATTGATTCGGAATTTTCCAAATGGGAAACGATAGACGGCAGTTGTAACGCATGTAAAGGTTCcgttctgaaaaagaaaaccgtAATCGAATCGACTTTATCCATCTTAGTGATACAGCTCAATTTATACACTTTTGTGAACggtgtttgcaaaaaaattatcaacaatcGGATTAACGCCGTACCGACGAATAATATCacgatagataaaaaaaagtacaaggTAATAAGCGCTATATTTCACGAAGGCGAAGAAATGAATCGTGGTCACTACACGTGTATGTTGagagcagaaaaaaaatcagaatggtATTGCTCTAATGACATGAAAGTCATTAAGAAAAACTGGCCCAAAGGAGCACAAGGGGCGTACATATTGTTCTTGGAGCAgattaagtga